A portion of the Helicobacteraceae bacterium genome contains these proteins:
- a CDS encoding DUF4405 domain-containing protein produces MNYRAFISISMFIFVVILFTTGLIIEVAEELVGEDEAIPSYLYLIMSFLTAAHVFSGIFFTALSVFHIIKNWSALKKYLKAKNDKINKERSLALAWIAIIAVLGFIVALIKES; encoded by the coding sequence GTGAATTACAGAGCTTTTATCTCTATTAGTATGTTTATTTTCGTCGTTATTCTTTTTACGACGGGACTAATTATAGAGGTTGCCGAAGAGTTAGTCGGCGAGGACGAGGCGATCCCGTCCTATCTCTATCTCATTATGAGTTTTCTCACGGCGGCGCATGTCTTTAGCGGCATATTTTTCACGGCGTTATCGGTGTTTCATATTATTAAGAATTGGAGCGCGCTAAAAAAATATCTAAAAGCCAAAAACGACAAGATCAACAAAGAGCGCTCGCTGGCGTTAGCGTGGATAGCGATTATCGCCGTTTTAGGGTTTATTGTCGCTCTTATCAAAGAGAGTTAA
- the mdh gene encoding malate dehydrogenase, producing MGGKKISIIGAGNVGSTVAYSLATQGIVHEIILLDSKPDVAWGKALDMSQAAAVIRAHTIVRVAEGYSDIEGSDIVIVAAGAARKPGMSRDDLLFINAEAVRGICEQAREYCANSFVIMITNPLDAMTYVALKETGFNKRQVIGMAGLLDSGRMASFIYEKLGYGSGQIRATVLGGHGDNMVPLHRYSTVAGVPITDLLSREDIEEIVAHTKNAGAEIVGYLKSGSAYYAPALATSMMCEAILRDAKQIYPCAVLLEGEYGYNDVVTGAPIVLGASGVEKVIEVTLNDNEKAEFKRSVQSVGASIDKLKERGFCV from the coding sequence ATGGGCGGTAAGAAAATATCTATTATTGGGGCGGGCAACGTGGGATCGACGGTCGCCTATTCGCTCGCCACGCAAGGGATTGTGCATGAGATTATTCTGCTGGATTCTAAACCCGACGTCGCGTGGGGCAAAGCGCTGGATATGTCTCAAGCCGCCGCGGTTATTCGCGCTCACACGATTGTGCGCGTCGCGGAGGGTTATAGCGATATAGAGGGGAGCGATATTGTGATTGTCGCGGCGGGCGCGGCGAGAAAGCCCGGTATGAGCCGCGACGATCTGTTGTTTATCAACGCCGAGGCGGTGCGGGGTATTTGCGAGCAAGCGAGGGAGTATTGCGCTAATTCGTTTGTGATTATGATCACAAATCCGCTTGACGCGATGACCTATGTCGCGCTTAAAGAGACGGGCTTTAATAAGCGTCAAGTTATTGGAATGGCGGGGCTTTTGGACTCCGGCAGAATGGCGAGCTTTATCTACGAAAAACTAGGCTACGGATCGGGGCAGATTCGCGCAACCGTGCTTGGGGGACACGGCGATAATATGGTCCCGCTTCATCGCTACTCCACCGTCGCGGGCGTGCCGATCACCGATCTGCTAAGCCGCGAGGATATAGAGGAGATTGTCGCTCACACGAAAAACGCGGGCGCGGAAATTGTGGGCTATCTCAAGAGCGGGTCGGCGTATTACGCGCCCGCGCTCGCTACGTCGATGATGTGCGAGGCTATCTTGCGCGACGCGAAGCAGATATATCCGTGCGCCGTGCTATTGGAGGGCGAATACGGCTATAACGACGTAGTTACGGGCGCGCCGATCGTGCTTGGCGCAAGCGGCGTCGAGAAGGTGATCGAGGTAACGTTGAACGATAACGAGAAAGCGGAGTTTAAGCGATCCGTGCAATCTGTCGGCGCGTCGATCGACAAACTTAAGGAGAGAGGTTTCTGTGTCTAG
- the sucD gene encoding succinate--CoA ligase subunit alpha yields MSILVDRSSRVIIQGFTGKEGSFHGEQCIAYGTNIVGGVTPRKGGSIHLDRPVFNSVSDAKRETDADTSLIFVPSAYAADSIMEAADAGIKLIVAITEGIPVSDMVKAKAFVVKKGAKLIGPNCPGVITPNEAKIGIMPVNVFKRGSTGLISKSGTLTYEAANQIANVGLGVSTAVGIGGDPIIGLGYIDLLKLFEADDETKAIALIGEIGGDLEIQAARFIASGVKKPVVAFIAGQTAPKGKRMGHAGAIVSGGAGTAREKMEALEKVGVIVVKSPAEIGATIKTALKR; encoded by the coding sequence ATGTCTATTTTGGTCGATAGAAGCTCGCGAGTGATTATTCAGGGTTTTACGGGCAAAGAGGGCTCTTTTCACGGCGAGCAGTGTATAGCCTACGGGACTAATATCGTAGGCGGCGTTACGCCGCGCAAGGGCGGCTCGATCCACCTTGATCGCCCCGTTTTCAACTCGGTAAGCGACGCTAAACGCGAAACCGACGCGGATACAAGCCTGATCTTTGTGCCGAGCGCTTACGCCGCCGACTCGATTATGGAAGCCGCCGACGCGGGGATAAAACTGATCGTGGCGATCACCGAAGGCATACCCGTAAGCGATATGGTTAAAGCGAAAGCGTTCGTCGTGAAAAAGGGCGCGAAGCTGATAGGTCCAAACTGCCCCGGCGTTATCACGCCAAACGAGGCGAAGATCGGCATTATGCCCGTCAATGTGTTTAAGCGCGGTTCAACGGGACTAATATCCAAATCAGGCACGCTTACCTACGAGGCGGCAAACCAGATCGCAAACGTAGGCTTGGGCGTTTCGACGGCGGTTGGGATTGGCGGCGATCCCATTATCGGGCTAGGGTATATCGATCTGCTAAAACTATTTGAAGCCGACGACGAAACGAAGGCGATCGCGCTGATCGGCGAAATAGGCGGCGATCTGGAGATACAAGCGGCGCGTTTTATCGCAAGCGGCGTGAAAAAACCCGTCGTAGCGTTTATAGCGGGGCAGACCGCGCCCAAAGGCAAGCGAATGGGACACGCGGGCGCGATCGTAAGCGGCGGCGCGGGGACGGCGCGGGAGAAAATGGAAGCGCTGGAGAAAGTCGGCGTTATCGTCGTAAAATCTCCCGCCGAAATCGGCGCGACGATCAAAACGGCGCTAAAACGTTAG
- a CDS encoding ferredoxin family protein, with the protein MQKMLQRLNRVKTPYIWVNPRNCVACWRCIEVCPKRVIGKKAFLWHRHVYIKNAEDCIGCNRCAKVCSKEVFSQSIPDLFKNESLKRGIDPAILFDKERAA; encoded by the coding sequence ATGCAAAAGATGCTGCAGAGGCTAAATAGAGTCAAAACGCCATATATATGGGTTAATCCGCGAAATTGCGTCGCGTGCTGGAGGTGCATAGAGGTCTGCCCAAAACGGGTAATAGGCAAAAAAGCCTTTTTGTGGCATAGACACGTCTATATTAAAAACGCCGAAGATTGTATCGGTTGCAACAGGTGCGCCAAGGTCTGTTCGAAAGAGGTATTCAGTCAATCAATCCCAGATCTGTTCAAAAACGAGTCGCTAAAAAGAGGGATCGATCCCGCAATCCTTTTCGATAAGGAGCGCGCGGCGTGA
- the pseH gene encoding UDP-4-amino-4,6-dideoxy-N-acetyl-beta-L-altrosamine N-acetyltransferase, with the protein MSKSYKLILIADLSFEAQIKILDMRNQYAVRKWMFSDHIIGKDEHIQWIERLKTDDRQRTFAIVEEESGAIVGVTGVNNIDDKHKKAFMLMYLDEMYQSRGFGAVIEFHTLNYCFDCLKLDKLNCEVIDGNAATLRLHAKFLFQNEGFIRENVIKDGKRVGVHLLGITRKEWDENRFIIEGKYGSFLSRYSVAFFDTSGAIG; encoded by the coding sequence TTGAGCAAAAGCTATAAACTTATTTTGATCGCCGATCTAAGTTTCGAGGCGCAGATAAAGATATTAGATATGCGTAATCAATACGCCGTGCGAAAGTGGATGTTTTCGGATCATATAATCGGTAAAGACGAGCATATACAATGGATAGAGCGTCTGAAAACCGACGATCGGCAACGTACTTTTGCCATAGTCGAAGAAGAAAGCGGCGCGATTGTCGGCGTTACGGGCGTAAATAATATAGACGACAAGCATAAAAAGGCGTTTATGCTAATGTATTTAGACGAAATGTATCAGAGTCGGGGGTTTGGCGCGGTTATCGAGTTTCACACGCTTAACTACTGCTTTGATTGTCTGAAATTAGACAAGCTTAATTGCGAGGTGATAGACGGCAATGCCGCGACGTTAAGATTACACGCCAAATTTTTGTTTCAAAACGAGGGATTTATTCGAGAAAACGTTATTAAAGACGGCAAGCGCGTAGGCGTGCATCTATTAGGAATCACGCGCAAAGAGTGGGACGAAAACCGCTTTATAATCGAAGGTAAATACGGCTCTTTTTTGTCTCGCTATAGCGTTGCGTTTTTCGATACGAGCGGCGCTATAGGCTGA
- the fumC gene encoding class II fumarate hydratase produces the protein MSSGYRVEKDAFGEIKVAADRLWGAQTQRSLENFQIGVERMPKPLIEALALLKKAAANANLRFGKIDKRTSEAIAAACDEILSDRHNDEFALSVWQTGSGTQTNMNLNEVIASIVGAKLGGKIHPNDQVNMSQSSNDVFPSAMHIAAVLEIESRLTPAILALRSTLEAKSREFAAIVKIGRTHLQDATPLTLGQEFSGYAAMLDASHRQIKAALDFARELAIGATAVGTGLNAPTGFAQAVCDELNKALNERFTPASNAFHALTSHDALAFLHGALKALAGNLMKIANDIRLLASGPRCGLGELSIPENEAGSSIMPGKVNPTQAEALTMIAVQVMGNDAAIGFANSQGAFELNVFKPVIIYNFLQSVRLLSDGANSFNRNCAIGIKANVETISRHLNNSLMLVTALAPVIGYDKAAAIAKKAHKEGTTLKEAAIALGFIDEAEFDRLIDPAAMTNSNGS, from the coding sequence GTGTCTAGCGGCTATCGCGTGGAAAAAGACGCTTTCGGCGAGATAAAGGTAGCCGCCGATCGGCTTTGGGGCGCGCAGACGCAGAGGAGTTTGGAGAACTTTCAGATAGGCGTAGAGCGTATGCCAAAGCCGCTGATAGAGGCGCTCGCGCTTCTTAAAAAGGCGGCGGCAAACGCCAATTTGCGCTTTGGCAAGATCGACAAGAGGACGAGCGAGGCGATCGCCGCCGCGTGCGACGAGATTTTATCCGACAGGCATAACGACGAGTTTGCGCTGAGCGTCTGGCAGACGGGTAGCGGGACGCAAACCAATATGAACCTAAACGAGGTGATCGCCTCTATAGTGGGCGCGAAGCTGGGGGGCAAGATTCACCCAAACGATCAGGTCAATATGAGCCAAAGCTCGAACGACGTTTTTCCTTCGGCAATGCATATTGCAGCCGTTTTGGAGATAGAGAGCCGTTTAACGCCCGCGATTTTGGCTTTGCGCTCGACGCTGGAGGCGAAATCGCGCGAGTTTGCGGCGATTGTCAAAATCGGGCGCACTCATCTACAGGACGCGACGCCGCTTACGCTGGGGCAGGAGTTTTCGGGCTACGCGGCTATGCTCGACGCTTCGCATAGGCAGATCAAGGCGGCGCTCGATTTTGCGAGGGAGCTTGCGATCGGCGCGACGGCGGTCGGCACGGGGCTAAACGCGCCGACGGGCTTCGCGCAAGCCGTGTGCGACGAGTTAAACAAGGCGCTAAACGAGCGATTTACTCCCGCGTCAAACGCCTTTCACGCGCTCACTAGCCACGACGCGCTTGCCTTTTTGCACGGCGCGTTAAAGGCGCTCGCGGGGAATTTGATGAAGATTGCGAACGATATTCGCCTGCTTGCATCCGGTCCTCGTTGCGGTTTGGGCGAGCTTAGCATTCCTGAAAACGAGGCGGGTAGCTCGATTATGCCGGGCAAAGTTAATCCTACGCAAGCCGAAGCGCTGACCATGATCGCCGTTCAGGTTATGGGAAACGACGCGGCGATAGGTTTTGCGAATAGTCAAGGCGCGTTTGAACTGAATGTGTTTAAGCCCGTTATTATCTACAATTTTTTGCAATCGGTTAGACTGCTAAGCGACGGCGCGAATAGTTTTAATCGCAACTGCGCGATTGGGATAAAAGCGAATGTCGAAACGATCTCGCGCCACCTTAACAATTCGTTAATGCTTGTAACCGCGCTCGCGCCCGTAATCGGCTATGATAAAGCCGCCGCGATCGCGAAAAAGGCGCATAAAGAGGGAACGACGCTCAAAGAGGCGGCGATCGCTTTAGGTTTTATCGACGAAGCGGAGTTTGACCGCCTTATCGATCCCGCCGCGATGACAAACTCAAACGGATCGTAA
- the sucC gene encoding ADP-forming succinate--CoA ligase subunit beta: MNIHEYQAKAILRRYGAAVLEGGEAQTPSEARAAAETVGGSLWVVKAQIHAGGRGKAGGVKLARSLEEVEAIAAQMLGSRLITRQTGAEGKVVKRLYIESGADIKKEFYLAIALDRALESPVFIASSEGGMEIEQIAREAPEKIVRVAVDPATSFQSFHARSLAFALNLPNETQSGFISLAKALFACYEATDANLIEINPLALTSEGNFIALDAKMSFDDNALFRRPEIAALRDPNEEEPSEIEAARYNLSYVKLDGNVGCMVNGAGLAMATMDIVKHEGGSPANFLDVGGGASAETVAKGFEIILRDPSVKSIFINIFGGIVRCDRVANGILEAAKQIDATVPIVVRLDGTNADLAKTILKKANMRNVIAADELSDGAKKAVELAKGN; encoded by the coding sequence TTGAACATACACGAGTATCAGGCGAAGGCTATTTTGCGTCGTTACGGCGCGGCGGTATTGGAGGGCGGCGAGGCGCAAACTCCAAGCGAAGCGAGAGCGGCGGCGGAAACCGTCGGCGGTTCTTTGTGGGTCGTCAAGGCGCAAATTCACGCGGGCGGACGCGGCAAAGCGGGCGGCGTAAAGCTGGCGCGCTCGCTCGAGGAGGTAGAGGCGATCGCCGCGCAGATGTTGGGATCGCGGTTGATAACCCGTCAAACGGGCGCGGAGGGCAAGGTCGTGAAACGGCTTTATATCGAGAGCGGCGCTGATATTAAAAAGGAGTTCTACCTTGCGATCGCGCTAGATCGCGCGTTGGAATCGCCCGTTTTTATAGCTTCCTCGGAGGGCGGCATGGAGATAGAGCAGATCGCGCGCGAGGCGCCCGAAAAAATCGTCCGCGTCGCCGTCGATCCAGCGACTAGCTTTCAGAGCTTCCACGCCCGCTCTCTTGCCTTCGCGTTAAATCTGCCAAACGAGACGCAAAGCGGCTTTATATCGCTTGCTAAGGCGCTGTTTGCCTGCTACGAGGCGACGGACGCTAACCTTATCGAGATCAACCCGCTGGCATTAACTAGCGAAGGAAATTTTATCGCGCTTGACGCTAAGATGAGTTTCGACGACAACGCGCTCTTTCGCCGCCCTGAAATCGCGGCTTTGCGCGATCCAAACGAGGAGGAGCCTAGCGAGATCGAGGCGGCGCGATACAACCTAAGCTATGTGAAACTAGACGGAAACGTAGGCTGTATGGTCAATGGCGCGGGGCTTGCGATGGCTACGATGGACATCGTTAAGCACGAGGGCGGATCGCCCGCGAACTTTCTTGACGTGGGCGGCGGCGCGTCCGCTGAAACGGTGGCGAAAGGTTTTGAGATTATCCTGCGCGATCCAAGCGTGAAATCGATATTTATCAATATCTTTGGCGGGATCGTGCGCTGCGATCGCGTGGCGAACGGCATTCTTGAGGCGGCAAAGCAGATCGACGCGACGGTTCCCATAGTCGTCCGTCTCGACGGCACGAACGCCGATCTGGCGAAAACGATTTTGAAAAAGGCGAATATGCGCAACGTGATCGCAGCCGACGAACTTTCAGACGGCGCTAAAAAAGCCGTAGAGCTGGCGAAAGGAAACTGA